In one window of Armatimonadia bacterium DNA:
- a CDS encoding glucose-6-phosphate isomerase family protein: MMELVHDSGLNVYVDPEVLRICFVDGEAGKFRRPEYSVRTFEKLAPILEDPECVKGQEQEIVYWMFRNLGLQGDEHLLNQHSLRYDLSLFRQHRFGQELMKTSGHYHPAIWKGGPSYPEIYEVAYGTAIFLMQEVTDIDAGPDEAQVLNCIALICEQGEKAIMPADFGHVTLNPDPDRALITTNWVCSDFSSVYGGCERCQGFAWYNTLDRGWVKNPRYGGAVPKLRVARCAEVPELGLVKGEGLYHVGKTPELLALLKRPQDYTELIWKGIAFDDPEDEAWKAQHIADFDRKFGRR, from the coding sequence ATGATGGAATTGGTTCATGACAGTGGTCTCAACGTCTACGTGGACCCTGAGGTGCTGCGGATTTGCTTTGTGGACGGTGAGGCCGGGAAGTTCCGGCGGCCGGAATACTCGGTGCGTACCTTCGAGAAGCTGGCGCCGATCCTGGAAGACCCGGAGTGCGTGAAGGGCCAGGAGCAGGAGATCGTCTACTGGATGTTCCGCAACCTGGGACTGCAGGGCGACGAGCACCTGCTCAACCAGCACAGCCTGCGCTATGACCTAAGCCTGTTCCGGCAGCACCGGTTCGGCCAGGAGCTGATGAAGACCTCGGGTCACTACCATCCGGCCATCTGGAAGGGCGGACCCAGCTACCCGGAGATCTACGAGGTAGCCTACGGCACCGCCATCTTCCTGATGCAGGAAGTAACCGACATCGACGCCGGGCCGGACGAGGCGCAGGTACTCAACTGCATCGCCCTGATCTGCGAACAAGGCGAGAAGGCCATCATGCCGGCGGACTTCGGGCATGTGACGCTGAACCCTGACCCGGACCGTGCCCTGATCACGACGAACTGGGTCTGCAGCGACTTCAGCTCGGTCTACGGTGGCTGCGAGCGCTGCCAGGGCTTCGCCTGGTACAACACGCTGGATCGCGGCTGGGTGAAGAACCCCCGGTACGGCGGTGCGGTGCCGAAGCTGCGAGTCGCACGGTGCGCCGAGGTTCCGGAGCTTGGGCTCGTGAAGGGCGAGGGGTTGTACCATGTGGGCAAGACGCCCGAACTGCTGGCGCTGCTCAAGCGTCCGCAGGACTACACTGAGCTGATCTGGAAGGGCATCGCCTTTGATGACCCCGAGGATGAGGCCTGGAAGGCACAGCACATCGCTGACTTCGATCGC